A region from the Tsuneonella mangrovi genome encodes:
- a CDS encoding NMCC_0638 family (lipo)protein: MKAFVGVCVTILGLFVFHSAATAAGITYDCDTAADHFSELNLPTVGVPFTVSGNVQLNALAGSKKYAAVARLQITSSAAPGHSPDVFAGFSISALPADPKKTPSGLPAIQMLSYNVNGKDDEIIPLSMMTKPGTVQPFTLSYDSKNVTVSLGKDTKSFRLKAVEPVVRIVCSTGEFLFTDLTIRSQGTAASSNSADEKLSRMAALYKELCLGAFPDDKAVEALLSTKNAQELTPEQVKITMRDDPARGWKLQDGTTTVWLEFPPYHACSVRWNAPQIGDLSSYRTIASNYEDALGGFYPTDPLDADQGDIHIHAVGEQRTLADKGSESLLFFAQSIHNEKRRAAGETGFSLRFVHQFAPPDRGVE, encoded by the coding sequence ATGAAGGCATTTGTCGGTGTATGCGTTACGATACTTGGCCTCTTCGTATTTCATTCGGCAGCAACAGCGGCAGGTATAACTTACGATTGCGACACAGCTGCGGATCATTTTTCTGAACTGAACCTGCCCACTGTCGGCGTTCCGTTCACTGTCTCCGGGAACGTCCAGCTAAACGCGCTCGCTGGAAGCAAGAAATATGCGGCAGTGGCTCGCCTTCAAATCACTTCATCCGCTGCGCCGGGGCATTCTCCAGACGTTTTTGCAGGGTTTTCGATCTCGGCACTGCCCGCAGATCCAAAGAAAACGCCGTCTGGATTGCCGGCAATTCAAATGCTCAGCTACAACGTCAACGGCAAGGACGACGAGATAATCCCGCTTTCGATGATGACAAAGCCGGGCACCGTTCAGCCTTTCACACTTTCCTATGACAGCAAAAATGTAACCGTGAGCCTCGGCAAGGACACAAAGAGCTTCCGCTTGAAAGCTGTTGAACCGGTTGTGCGGATTGTGTGTTCGACCGGAGAATTCCTGTTCACCGATCTCACGATAAGATCACAGGGAACCGCCGCGAGCTCGAATAGTGCGGATGAGAAATTATCGCGCATGGCAGCCCTGTATAAGGAGCTCTGCCTTGGTGCCTTTCCGGATGACAAAGCGGTCGAAGCCCTCTTGTCAACGAAGAATGCACAGGAACTCACCCCGGAACAGGTGAAAATCACGATGCGCGACGATCCAGCCCGTGGTTGGAAGCTGCAAGACGGAACGACGACTGTCTGGCTTGAATTTCCTCCCTATCATGCATGTTCCGTCCGCTGGAATGCGCCGCAGATCGGGGATCTTAGCTCATACCGAACTATCGCTTCAAATTACGAAGATGCGCTCGGCGGATTCTATCCGACTGACCCGCTGGATGCCGACCAAGGTGACATTCACATTCACGCCGTTGGCGAGCAGCGGACACTTGCCGATAAAGGTTCGGAAAGCCTGCTCTTCTTCGCGCAGAGTATCCACAATGAGAAGCGACGTGCCGCGGGAGAGACCGGCTTCTCACTTCGTTTCGTCCACCAGTTCGCTCCTCCAGATCGCGGAGTGGAGTAA
- a CDS encoding TrmH family RNA methyltransferase: MAPGTRRTITGFSNPTVKALRSLRDKKHRKREGRFLTEGLRLLTDARECGRLPETLVMATGREPHPLLDALEADVLSAGGEVIETGSEILAKITGKDNPQAVAGVFAEFDTSLDALDRSVSPIWLVAQALRDPGNLGTMLRTGDAVGAGGLILIDDCADPFSVEAVRASMGAVFTQAIAQARWDDFIAWLRRGKGQLVAASLRDAVPYRGAPYAAPCFILVGNESRGLPEEYEAACDLRVTMPMRGRADSLNAAVASAVLAYEVLACLERYPG, encoded by the coding sequence ATGGCCCCCGGCACGCGCCGCACGATCACCGGCTTTTCCAATCCCACCGTCAAAGCGCTGCGTAGCCTGCGCGACAAGAAGCACCGCAAGCGCGAAGGCAGGTTCCTGACTGAAGGCTTGCGCTTGCTGACCGACGCGCGCGAATGCGGCCGCCTGCCCGAAACGCTGGTAATGGCGACCGGGCGCGAACCGCACCCGTTGCTCGATGCGCTGGAGGCGGACGTGCTGTCCGCGGGAGGTGAAGTGATCGAGACCGGCAGCGAGATCCTCGCCAAGATTACCGGGAAGGACAATCCGCAAGCGGTGGCCGGGGTATTCGCCGAATTCGATACTTCGCTCGACGCGCTCGACCGCTCGGTATCGCCGATCTGGCTGGTGGCGCAGGCGCTGCGCGATCCCGGAAACCTCGGCACGATGCTGCGCACCGGCGACGCGGTGGGTGCCGGCGGGCTGATCCTGATCGACGATTGCGCCGACCCGTTCTCGGTCGAGGCGGTGCGCGCGAGCATGGGGGCGGTGTTCACCCAAGCGATCGCGCAAGCCCGGTGGGACGATTTCATCGCATGGTTACGGCGCGGCAAAGGCCAGCTCGTCGCCGCTTCCCTGCGCGACGCGGTGCCCTATCGCGGCGCACCCTACGCCGCGCCGTGCTTCATTCTCGTCGGCAACGAATCGCGTGGTCTGCCCGAGGAATACGAAGCTGCCTGCGACCTGCGGGTAACGATGCCGATGCGCGGTCGGGCGGACAGCCTCAACGCAGCCGTCGCGAGCGCAGTGCTGGCATATGAAGTGCTGGCGTGTCTGGAGCGATACCCGGGTTGA
- a CDS encoding HPr family phosphocarrier protein, whose translation MSEVRRSCTIINQRGLHARASAKFVNAVSEVPEGCIVKVAKDGNETAGGSILGLMMLGAAKGDTIELIVAGDQSEAVLEQLCELVCSGFGED comes from the coding sequence ATGAGCGAGGTGCGGCGTAGCTGCACGATCATCAACCAGCGGGGCCTCCACGCCCGTGCGAGTGCCAAGTTCGTCAATGCGGTGAGCGAAGTGCCCGAAGGCTGCATTGTGAAAGTAGCGAAGGACGGCAACGAGACCGCCGGAGGATCGATCCTCGGTTTGATGATGCTCGGCGCGGCCAAGGGCGACACGATCGAACTGATCGTAGCTGGCGATCAATCGGAGGCCGTGCTGGAGCAGCTGTGCGAGCTGGTCTGCAGCGGGTTCGGCGAGGACTGA
- a CDS encoding PTS sugar transporter subunit IIA, giving the protein MIGMILVTHGHLAEEFVSAMEHVVGPQEAVATICIGPHDDMEQRRREIADAIKQVDSGQGAIILTDLFGGTPSNLAISLLDAGRVEVVAGINLPMLIRLAGARKEMGVIDAVSAARDAGKSYITIASEFLGDNCKGAARKASR; this is encoded by the coding sequence ATGATCGGAATGATCCTGGTAACCCATGGCCACCTGGCCGAGGAGTTCGTCAGTGCAATGGAGCACGTCGTCGGCCCGCAGGAAGCGGTCGCGACGATCTGCATCGGACCGCACGACGATATGGAGCAACGCCGCCGCGAGATCGCCGACGCGATCAAACAGGTCGACAGCGGCCAGGGGGCGATCATCCTCACCGATTTGTTCGGCGGCACGCCGTCGAACCTCGCCATCTCGCTGCTCGACGCGGGCCGTGTGGAAGTCGTCGCGGGGATCAACCTGCCGATGCTGATTCGGCTCGCCGGTGCACGCAAGGAAATGGGCGTGATCGATGCCGTCTCCGCCGCGCGCGATGCGGGCAAGAGCTACATCACTATCGCTTCCGAGTTTCTGGGCGACAATTGCAAGGGCGCTGCCCGGAAGGCGTCTCGATGA
- the rapZ gene encoding RNase adapter RapZ, producing the protein MGTDSTLEAPRQEVMLVTGLSGAGKTTALRVLEDLGWEAIDNFPIRMLDRLIGGESEEQGHAKLAIGFDSRTRGFVPSDIIERVKELDARSDLALSTLFLDCSGAELERRYNETRRRHPMAQGRPVIEAIRAERELLAPLRRWADMVIDTSALTSNDLQQAVRDRFAKAPTADLSVTISSFGFARGMPPLSDLVFDMRFLDNPHWIDELREKTGLDPEVSAHIAADPAWGEAFTKIRDLVLLLLPLYAAQGKAYVNLAFGCTGGRHRSVHTAEAIAQALRENGFSPTVIHRNLGSRAADMLEGTPQP; encoded by the coding sequence ATGGGAACCGATTCGACACTCGAAGCACCTCGCCAGGAGGTCATGCTGGTCACCGGCCTGTCCGGGGCCGGCAAGACGACCGCACTGCGCGTGCTCGAGGACTTGGGATGGGAAGCGATCGACAACTTCCCGATCCGAATGCTCGACCGCCTGATCGGCGGGGAATCGGAGGAGCAGGGCCACGCGAAACTGGCGATCGGGTTCGATTCGCGTACGCGAGGGTTCGTCCCATCCGACATCATCGAGCGGGTGAAGGAGCTCGATGCACGCAGCGACCTCGCGCTCAGCACGCTGTTCCTCGATTGCAGCGGAGCGGAGCTCGAGCGACGGTACAACGAGACCCGGCGGCGGCACCCGATGGCGCAGGGCCGCCCGGTAATCGAAGCGATCCGGGCCGAACGCGAGTTGCTCGCGCCGCTCAGGCGCTGGGCCGACATGGTGATCGATACCTCGGCGCTGACCAGCAACGACCTGCAACAGGCAGTGCGCGATCGGTTCGCCAAGGCTCCGACGGCCGACCTGTCGGTTACGATTTCGAGCTTCGGTTTCGCCCGCGGGATGCCACCATTGTCGGACCTGGTGTTCGATATGCGGTTCCTCGACAATCCGCACTGGATCGACGAACTGCGCGAGAAGACCGGGCTCGATCCCGAGGTTTCCGCGCACATCGCCGCCGATCCCGCGTGGGGAGAGGCATTTACGAAGATTCGCGATCTCGTACTGCTGTTGCTCCCGCTCTACGCCGCGCAGGGCAAGGCCTACGTCAACCTCGCGTTCGGCTGCACCGGCGGACGGCACCGATCGGTCCATACTGCAGAGGCCATCGCGCAGGCCTTGCGCGAAAACGGATTTTCGCCCACTGTCATCCACCGCAACCTGGGATCGCGCGCGGCCGACATGCTCGAAGGCACGCCGCAACCGTGA
- a CDS encoding HPr kinase/phosphorylase, translating to MSTPILHQATGVAIDGRVLLIEGPPGAGKSSLALALIDRGAKLVGDDGVALSRDGAALIASPPQNTAGLIELRNVGIVTLPATSGQVSLVLDLTEDAPRYVEQADLVDRAGLAIPCLAFDPRGPASAARAEYALALHGLPLSIRA from the coding sequence ATGAGCACGCCGATCCTTCATCAAGCTACCGGCGTCGCAATCGACGGCCGAGTGCTGCTGATCGAGGGCCCGCCCGGTGCGGGCAAGTCGAGCCTCGCGCTCGCGCTGATCGATCGCGGGGCGAAGCTGGTGGGTGACGACGGGGTGGCATTGTCGCGAGACGGTGCGGCGCTGATCGCATCCCCTCCACAGAACACCGCCGGACTGATCGAACTGCGCAATGTCGGGATCGTGACCTTGCCCGCGACATCGGGCCAGGTCTCGCTGGTGTTGGACCTCACCGAAGATGCACCGCGCTATGTCGAACAGGCCGATCTGGTCGACCGGGCAGGACTTGCGATCCCCTGCCTCGCGTTCGATCCGCGCGGCCCCGCCAGTGCGGCCCGCGCCGAATACGCCCTCGCGCTCCACGGCCTGCCCTTAAGTATACGGGCCTGA
- a CDS encoding sensor histidine kinase → MADDNTNAPAEPRLARFTPGRRLSLTPRILIINLLPLLLLGGGVFYLDSYRKQLLAERYKLARIEAQITAEALAGASRERQEALLIQIGKEQHMRLRLYNARGRLWADSFALDVPSFAFEKTTDETWQERFARWLDRVVDTIVGAPAVPEYVEPDTPNADSWPELKRAREENLTQIELREAPDGTPVINTAAPVGLLGATLLTTRNAVDITQEVREARSTLSSAVGMALIISILLSLYLARTIVTPLRLLARATRRVRQGRERDVDVPRMPTRHDEIGELARSIADMTGTLRQRIDAVEHFAADVAHEIKNPLASLRSAMESLPSVEDPALRKQLQEVAAHDVRRIDRLVTDISEASRIDAELSRATFVPIDLVDLTRNIIGSREARDQNAGRPIDFTAPASPASVMGEPVRLERVIENLLDNAVSFSPPGSPIELAITRFDEGGVRLTVCDHGPGISQEAREKVFRRFHSVRPEAEDFGQHSGLGLAIARTIAEAHDGTLSAHGRADGAEGACLVLDLPSAPRKR, encoded by the coding sequence ATGGCTGACGACAACACCAATGCCCCGGCCGAACCGCGCCTCGCCCGGTTCACGCCGGGGCGGCGGCTGTCGCTTACTCCGCGCATCCTGATCATCAACCTGTTGCCGCTGCTGCTGCTTGGTGGCGGGGTCTTCTATCTCGATTCGTACCGCAAGCAGCTGCTGGCCGAACGCTACAAGCTCGCCCGCATCGAAGCGCAGATCACCGCCGAAGCGCTCGCCGGCGCTTCGCGGGAGCGGCAGGAAGCGCTGCTGATCCAGATCGGCAAGGAACAGCATATGCGGCTGCGGCTTTACAATGCACGCGGACGATTGTGGGCCGACAGCTTCGCGCTCGACGTGCCTTCGTTCGCGTTCGAAAAAACCACCGACGAGACCTGGCAGGAACGCTTCGCCCGCTGGCTCGACCGCGTGGTCGATACCATCGTCGGTGCCCCGGCGGTGCCCGAATATGTCGAGCCCGACACGCCTAACGCCGATTCGTGGCCCGAGCTGAAGCGGGCACGAGAGGAAAACCTCACCCAGATCGAGCTGCGCGAAGCGCCCGACGGAACCCCGGTAATCAACACAGCAGCCCCGGTCGGCCTGCTCGGCGCGACCCTGCTTACAACCCGCAACGCGGTCGACATTACCCAGGAAGTGCGTGAAGCGCGCTCGACGCTCAGCAGTGCGGTGGGAATGGCGCTCATTATCTCCATCCTTCTCTCGCTCTACCTCGCACGAACTATCGTGACTCCATTGCGGTTGCTCGCACGCGCAACCCGGCGCGTGCGGCAAGGCCGCGAACGCGATGTCGATGTGCCCCGGATGCCCACGCGCCACGACGAAATCGGCGAACTTGCGCGCTCGATCGCCGACATGACCGGGACGTTGCGGCAGCGGATCGACGCGGTCGAGCATTTCGCCGCCGACGTCGCGCATGAGATCAAGAACCCGCTCGCGTCGCTGCGCAGCGCCATGGAATCGCTTCCGTCCGTCGAAGACCCTGCACTGCGCAAGCAGCTCCAGGAGGTTGCCGCGCATGACGTGCGTCGGATCGACCGCCTGGTGACCGACATCTCCGAAGCGAGCCGGATCGATGCCGAACTGAGCCGTGCGACTTTCGTCCCGATCGACCTTGTCGATCTGACCCGCAACATCATCGGCAGCCGCGAAGCGCGCGACCAGAATGCCGGGAGGCCGATCGACTTCACAGCGCCCGCATCGCCTGCCTCGGTGATGGGCGAGCCGGTGCGCCTCGAACGGGTCATCGAAAACCTGCTCGACAACGCAGTCTCGTTCTCGCCGCCCGGCAGCCCGATCGAGTTGGCGATCACCCGCTTCGACGAAGGCGGGGTGCGCCTGACGGTGTGCGATCATGGCCCCGGGATCTCCCAGGAAGCGCGCGAGAAAGTATTCCGGCGCTTCCATTCGGTGCGGCCCGAAGCGGAAGATTTCGGCCAGCATTCGGGGCTTGGACTGGCAATCGCGCGGACCATAGCCGAAGCGCACGACGGCACGCTTTCTGCGCACGGACGCGCGGACGGGGCCGAAGGCGCATGCCTTGTGCTCGACTTGCCGTCGGCCCCACGCAAGCGATGA
- a CDS encoding response regulator transcription factor gives MHADQLPEEQAARTDGRQTIALVDDDRNILTTVSIALQAEGFATRVYSDGEAALHALIENPPDLAVFDIKMPRMDGMELLRRVRESSELPVIFLTSKDDEEDEEAGLEMGADDYIAKPFSLRLLVARIRAILRRRGDGASDGGTTGELDEPGPVIERGRLSMDPARHRVKWDGQVVSLTVTEFLILEALAARPGVIKSRNQLMDAAYPDDVFVDDRTVDSHIKRMRRKFRVVDPQFAGIETLYGAGYSFTDG, from the coding sequence ATGCACGCTGATCAACTGCCTGAAGAGCAAGCGGCCCGTACCGACGGTCGCCAGACGATCGCGCTGGTCGACGACGATCGCAATATCCTCACCACCGTGTCGATCGCGCTCCAGGCCGAAGGGTTCGCCACCCGCGTCTATTCGGACGGCGAGGCCGCGCTGCACGCACTGATCGAGAACCCGCCCGACCTCGCGGTTTTCGACATCAAGATGCCGCGCATGGACGGCATGGAGCTGCTGCGCAGGGTGCGCGAATCCTCCGAGCTTCCGGTGATCTTCCTGACCAGCAAGGACGACGAAGAAGACGAGGAAGCCGGGCTCGAAATGGGCGCGGACGACTATATCGCCAAGCCGTTCAGCCTGCGGCTACTGGTCGCCCGCATCCGCGCGATCCTGCGGCGGCGCGGTGACGGCGCGAGCGATGGCGGCACGACCGGCGAACTGGACGAGCCCGGTCCGGTAATCGAGCGCGGCAGGTTGTCGATGGATCCGGCGCGGCACCGGGTGAAGTGGGATGGCCAGGTGGTCTCGCTCACTGTCACGGAGTTCCTGATCCTGGAGGCGCTCGCTGCGCGCCCCGGAGTCATCAAGAGCCGCAACCAGTTGATGGATGCCGCCTACCCCGACGACGTGTTCGTCGACGACCGCACGGTCGACAGCCACATCAAGCGCATGCGGCGCAAGTTCCGTGTCGTCGACCCGCAATTCGCCGGGATCGAGACGCTTTACGGCGCGGGCTACAGCTTCACCGATGGCTGA
- a CDS encoding phosphoenolpyruvate carboxykinase: protein MPLAAQGIETTATIKANLGTDALIDQALANGEGRLAKHGALVVETGQHTGRSAKDKFIVRDATTEDTVHWGKVNVEMSPEHFANLKADFFAALADKDELYVADLFGGSQPEYRVNVRVINELAWHNLFVRTLLVRPTVAELADFVPEYTIIDLPSFRADPARHGCRSETVIAVNFSEKLILIGGTKYAGEMKKSVFGILNYLLPPQGVMPMHCSANIGADGKTAVFFGLSGTGKTTLSADASRTLIGDDEHGWSDTAVFNFEGGCYAKMIRLSEEAEPEIYATSRMRGTVLENVVMDKNGELDFDDASLAENSRGAYPIEFIPNSSADNLGPVPSNVIMLTADAFGVLPPVSRLTPDQAMYHFLSGYTAKVAGTEIGVTEPEATFSTCFGAPFMPRHPSVYGNLLKERIAKGGVQCWLLNTGWTGGKYGVGSRMPIKATRALLNAALDGSLNDVEFRKDPNFGFEVPVSVPGVDSAILDPRSTWADAEEYDRTAQKLVQLFVDNFRQFADHVDQGVRDAAPTGAVETA, encoded by the coding sequence ATGCCGCTTGCCGCCCAGGGCATCGAGACGACCGCCACGATCAAGGCGAACCTGGGAACCGACGCACTGATCGACCAGGCGCTCGCCAATGGCGAGGGACGACTCGCGAAACACGGCGCATTGGTGGTCGAGACCGGCCAGCACACTGGACGAAGCGCGAAGGACAAGTTCATCGTGCGCGATGCGACGACCGAGGACACGGTCCACTGGGGCAAGGTCAACGTCGAAATGTCGCCCGAGCATTTCGCCAACCTGAAGGCGGACTTCTTCGCCGCGCTGGCCGACAAGGACGAACTCTATGTCGCCGACCTGTTCGGCGGTTCGCAGCCCGAATACCGGGTCAACGTGCGGGTGATCAACGAACTGGCGTGGCATAACCTGTTCGTCCGCACGCTGCTGGTTCGCCCGACAGTGGCCGAACTGGCCGATTTCGTGCCCGAATACACGATCATCGACCTGCCGAGCTTCCGCGCCGATCCCGCGCGCCATGGCTGCCGCAGCGAGACGGTGATCGCGGTCAATTTCAGCGAGAAGCTGATCCTGATCGGCGGCACCAAGTATGCCGGCGAGATGAAAAAGAGCGTGTTCGGCATTCTCAATTACCTGTTGCCGCCGCAGGGCGTGATGCCGATGCACTGCAGCGCCAATATCGGCGCGGACGGAAAGACCGCAGTGTTCTTCGGATTGTCCGGCACCGGCAAGACCACGCTCTCGGCCGATGCCAGCCGCACGCTGATCGGCGACGACGAGCACGGCTGGTCGGATACCGCGGTGTTCAACTTCGAGGGCGGTTGCTACGCCAAGATGATCCGCTTGTCGGAAGAAGCCGAGCCGGAAATCTACGCCACGAGCCGGATGCGCGGCACAGTGCTCGAGAACGTAGTGATGGACAAGAACGGCGAACTCGATTTCGATGACGCCTCGCTGGCGGAGAACTCGCGCGGCGCTTACCCGATCGAATTCATCCCCAATTCGAGCGCGGACAACCTCGGTCCGGTCCCGTCGAACGTCATCATGCTCACCGCGGACGCGTTCGGCGTGCTGCCGCCCGTCTCGCGGCTGACGCCGGACCAGGCGATGTATCACTTCCTGTCGGGCTACACCGCGAAGGTTGCCGGCACCGAGATCGGCGTGACCGAGCCCGAAGCGACCTTCAGCACTTGCTTCGGCGCGCCGTTCATGCCGCGCCACCCGAGCGTCTACGGGAACCTGCTCAAGGAACGCATCGCCAAGGGCGGTGTGCAGTGCTGGTTGCTCAACACCGGCTGGACCGGCGGCAAATATGGCGTCGGCAGCCGTATGCCGATCAAGGCGACCCGCGCGCTGCTCAACGCCGCGCTCGACGGCAGCCTCAACGATGTCGAATTCCGCAAGGATCCCAATTTCGGGTTCGAAGTGCCGGTCAGCGTTCCCGGTGTCGACAGCGCGATCCTCGATCCGCGTTCGACCTGGGCCGATGCCGAAGAATACGATCGCACTGCGCAGAAGCTGGTGCAGCTGTTCGTGGACAACTTCCGGCAGTTTGCCGACCATGTCGACCAGGGCGTCCGCGACGCCGCCCCGACGGGAGCCGTTGAAACAGCGTGA
- a CDS encoding energy transducer TonB, producing the protein MAYLNQANWKDRPGVAIAVVAVHAAIGYALITGLSFVTTFTVPPRLEGETVIDLPTDPPKPTPSPKVEHPIEQLIETPVPQPPIPPLDLGAKTSPIDSTNVTLPPIPLDGLGPVIGPKQSPFEPVAARPRNDSTKWVTNADYRGNWIRRDMSGVARFRLDIAADGSVTDCTITRSSGYAELDAATCGLVTRRARFDPARDSDGKPVSGTYSSAVLWQLPD; encoded by the coding sequence ATGGCCTATCTCAACCAGGCGAACTGGAAGGATCGCCCCGGCGTGGCAATCGCCGTGGTCGCAGTGCACGCAGCGATCGGATATGCGCTGATCACCGGTCTTTCGTTCGTGACGACATTCACCGTGCCCCCCAGGCTTGAGGGCGAGACGGTCATCGACTTGCCGACCGATCCGCCCAAGCCGACCCCCAGCCCCAAGGTGGAACACCCGATCGAGCAGCTGATCGAAACGCCGGTGCCGCAACCGCCGATCCCGCCGCTCGATCTCGGAGCGAAAACATCGCCGATCGATTCAACCAATGTAACTTTGCCGCCGATACCGCTCGACGGTTTGGGGCCGGTGATCGGGCCAAAGCAATCGCCGTTCGAACCGGTCGCCGCCCGACCGCGCAACGATTCCACCAAATGGGTCACCAATGCCGACTATCGCGGCAACTGGATCCGCCGCGACATGAGCGGCGTCGCCCGCTTCCGCCTCGACATTGCGGCCGACGGTTCGGTGACCGACTGCACGATCACCCGCTCGAGCGGATACGCTGAACTCGATGCGGCAACCTGCGGGCTGGTCACCCGCCGCGCGCGGTTCGATCCGGCCAGGGATAGCGATGGCAAGCCAGTAAGCGGCACCTATTCCAGCGCGGTGCTGTGGCAATTGCCCGACTGA
- a CDS encoding alpha/beta hydrolase has translation MPTVIFPGPEGRLEGRFSPGPRPRAPVAMILHPHPQGGGTMNDRIVQRLYKTFVDRGFATLRFNFRGVGRSQGSFDNGIGELSDAASALDWVQSIHPEAQVTWVAGVSFGALIGMQLLMRRPEVRGFISVSAPASMYDFSFLAPCPASGIFVHGAADTVVQPVAVTKLVEKLRTQKHITIHHDEIPRANHFFENENEELMAAVDNYLDFRLSPDCPIR, from the coding sequence ATGCCTACAGTCATTTTCCCCGGCCCCGAAGGCCGCCTCGAAGGTCGCTTCAGCCCCGGTCCGCGCCCGCGCGCGCCCGTCGCGATGATCCTCCACCCGCATCCGCAGGGCGGCGGCACGATGAACGACCGGATCGTCCAGCGGCTCTACAAGACTTTCGTCGACCGCGGGTTCGCCACGCTGCGGTTCAATTTCCGCGGCGTCGGGCGCAGCCAGGGCAGCTTCGACAACGGTATCGGCGAGCTGAGCGACGCTGCCAGCGCACTCGACTGGGTCCAGTCGATCCACCCCGAAGCGCAAGTGACGTGGGTTGCGGGTGTCAGCTTCGGCGCGCTGATCGGCATGCAGCTGCTGATGCGCCGCCCCGAAGTGCGCGGGTTCATCTCGGTCTCTGCTCCGGCGAGCATGTATGACTTCTCGTTTCTCGCGCCCTGCCCGGCGAGCGGGATCTTCGTGCACGGCGCAGCCGACACCGTGGTCCAGCCGGTTGCCGTCACCAAGCTGGTCGAGAAGCTGCGCACGCAGAAGCACATCACGATCCACCACGACGAGATCCCCCGGGCGAACCACTTCTTCGAGAACGAAAACGAAGAGCTGATGGCCGCAGTCGACAACTACCTCGACTTCCGCCTTTCGCCCGACTGCCCGATTCGCTGA
- a CDS encoding cysteine desulfurase family protein, which translates to MSTPRIYLDHAATTPLRPEAREVMLRGFDIWANPSSPHAEGRKARAALEDARERVKAALGWDGEVIFTSGASEALAIALQRARVERRIVSAVEHDAVFRAAPDAEVAAMDGSLVSADSLQELLSTGRPAVVAIQHVNSETGIIQLPGRYAQMVHDAGGLLLSDCSQSAGKHHLPACDLAVVSAHKLGGPIGIGALLVRDFAMLQPSGGHERGYRQGTENLPAALGFAAALENCETGYVRDNAAISDILCEFAEAVWDAGGAIVDGDGTTSMFIRAIAHPEMSAQAQLIRLDAMGFAVSAGSACSSGTLKRSRALDAFGVADDVASRTIRVSVGWNTTPAELNSFAEAWRSLS; encoded by the coding sequence ATGTCCACGCCCCGTATCTATCTGGATCATGCTGCCACCACACCGCTGCGCCCCGAGGCCCGCGAAGTGATGCTGCGTGGCTTCGACATATGGGCCAATCCGAGCAGCCCTCACGCCGAGGGCCGCAAGGCGAGGGCCGCGCTGGAAGATGCTCGCGAACGGGTGAAGGCGGCGCTCGGGTGGGACGGCGAGGTGATCTTCACCAGCGGCGCGAGCGAGGCTCTGGCGATCGCCTTGCAGCGCGCCAGGGTGGAACGCCGTATCGTGAGCGCGGTGGAGCACGACGCGGTATTCCGGGCAGCGCCCGATGCGGAGGTCGCTGCAATGGACGGCTCGCTGGTTTCCGCGGACAGCCTACAAGAACTGCTATCGACTGGCAGGCCTGCCGTCGTCGCAATTCAGCACGTCAATTCGGAGACGGGAATAATCCAATTGCCCGGCCGTTATGCGCAAATGGTCCACGATGCCGGAGGTTTGTTGCTGTCCGATTGTTCGCAATCTGCAGGAAAGCATCATCTGCCAGCTTGCGACTTGGCTGTTGTCTCGGCGCACAAACTTGGCGGGCCGATAGGGATCGGGGCCTTGCTGGTGCGCGATTTCGCGATGCTGCAACCATCCGGTGGACATGAACGCGGATACCGGCAGGGGACGGAGAACCTGCCCGCTGCGCTCGGCTTTGCCGCTGCATTGGAAAATTGTGAAACGGGATATGTCAGGGACAATGCCGCGATATCCGACATTCTTTGTGAGTTTGCCGAGGCAGTATGGGATGCAGGCGGCGCAATAGTTGACGGTGATGGAACGACTTCGATGTTCATTCGCGCAATCGCACACCCGGAAATGAGCGCACAGGCCCAGCTTATCCGTTTGGACGCGATGGGGTTTGCCGTCTCGGCCGGCAGCGCATGTTCATCCGGTACGTTAAAAAGGAGCCGCGCTCTCGATGCTTTTGGCGTTGCCGATGATGTAGCATCTCGCACGATCCGGGTAAGCGTCGGATGGAATACGACACCTGCCGAACTCAATTCGTTTGCTGAAGCCTGGCGCAGTCTTTCCTGA